A window of Cohnella herbarum contains these coding sequences:
- a CDS encoding ABC transporter ATP-binding protein, whose product MAEPLLIIENLNKTFQSNKGAVQALHGIKLHVKEGDFVTVIGPSGCGKSTLLKIIAGLDVHYNGDVSLGGQPIKGPGIDKGFIFQEPRLFPWLTVEKNIAADLSLRKPEVRKKVDELIGLVRLDGFQKSYPRELSGGMAQRVAIARALLRNPKVLLLDEPFGALDAFTRTHMQEVLLDIWQKNKTTMIFVTHDIDEAVYLGNRVVILKPRPGAIRNIVPIDLPVPRKKTTTSFQQLRLKVLSEFEKIDELDFSDGSGI is encoded by the coding sequence ATGGCTGAACCTTTATTGATCATAGAAAACTTAAACAAAACCTTTCAATCTAACAAAGGAGCCGTTCAAGCGCTTCATGGCATTAAGCTTCATGTCAAGGAAGGAGACTTCGTAACCGTCATCGGTCCCAGCGGCTGCGGCAAGAGCACATTGCTTAAGATCATCGCCGGCTTGGATGTTCATTATAACGGGGATGTAAGCCTTGGCGGCCAACCGATCAAAGGACCCGGAATCGATAAGGGCTTTATTTTTCAAGAGCCGCGATTGTTTCCATGGTTGACGGTCGAGAAAAATATAGCCGCCGATCTGTCGCTGCGAAAGCCCGAAGTACGCAAAAAGGTGGATGAATTGATCGGGCTTGTACGATTGGACGGCTTCCAGAAATCGTACCCGAGAGAACTGTCGGGCGGCATGGCGCAACGCGTAGCCATCGCGAGAGCTCTGCTGCGCAATCCGAAAGTGTTGCTGCTCGACGAGCCGTTCGGAGCGCTGGATGCTTTCACTCGAACGCACATGCAGGAAGTGTTGCTCGATATTTGGCAAAAAAATAAAACAACGATGATCTTCGTTACGCACGACATCGATGAAGCCGTCTATCTCGGGAACCGCGTCGTCATTCTGAAGCCTCGTCCCGGAGCTATTCGCAACATCGTTCCAATCGATTTGCCGGTACCCCGTAAAAAAACGACGACCTCGTTTCAACAATTGCGCCTGAAGGTGCTGAGCGAATTCGAGAAAATAGATGAACTGGATTTTTCGGATGGTTCAGGCATTTAG
- a CDS encoding 4Fe-4S dicluster domain-containing protein, whose amino-acid sequence MIEIISASKYIQCNMCVSVCPTNVFDKTVNGIPVIARKSDCQTCFMCELYCPTDALFLDPHAELHRQLDEDELEKTNAWRLSGRHRLGWNE is encoded by the coding sequence ATGATCGAAATCATCAGCGCAAGCAAGTATATCCAGTGCAACATGTGCGTATCCGTCTGTCCGACTAACGTCTTCGACAAGACGGTGAACGGAATTCCCGTCATTGCCCGGAAGAGCGACTGCCAAACCTGTTTTATGTGCGAATTGTACTGCCCAACGGATGCCTTGTTCTTGGATCCGCATGCCGAACTGCATAGACAACTGGATGAAGATGAACTGGAAAAAACAAATGCTTGGCGGCTATCGGGCCGTCATCGGCTGGGCTGGAATGAATAG
- a CDS encoding DUF6864 domain-containing function encodes MKITSGGFEVVYHGRVFAYGMSPIEITLSEENDPLKFVFCIEQDAERDDFTTDIRLIRYNEVRIACVNFPRGKPTGNHDMIHLGVLNNRRLSLRYEVTINFDMAAWVLTFTFYAGEGVSDHE; translated from the coding sequence ATGAAAATAACGTCCGGAGGATTCGAAGTCGTATATCACGGAAGAGTATTCGCCTATGGAATGAGCCCGATCGAAATCACTTTGTCCGAAGAGAACGATCCATTGAAGTTCGTATTCTGCATCGAGCAAGATGCGGAACGGGACGACTTCACGACCGACATCCGTCTTATCCGTTATAACGAGGTGCGCATTGCGTGCGTCAACTTTCCGAGAGGCAAGCCGACCGGCAACCATGACATGATTCATCTCGGCGTGCTAAACAATCGCAGGCTGTCTCTTCGTTACGAAGTGACGATAAACTTCGATATGGCGGCTTGGGTGTTGACGTTTACTTTCTATGCGGGGGAGGGGGTCTCGGACCATGAATAA
- a CDS encoding AraC family transcriptional regulator — MSYMDIPYGLDDHFSVPEFRFKSIWKVQANDTYQVNQPNGLEIPGIFVAYEGKGAFTYSDTRHELDAGTYTIVRNGVPCSYRCVGGDWKFYFIHFDPLDMAFHLDLPVGKPVSTAKMPEAVRLCERLIDSLIVKPKGYGLTVQLLSQELLQLLAREHDANYESRHPELDDILYQMHKNIGQTLPIDDFVRQSGLSRTVFFARFRSRTGMSPNRYMQELKLASAKAALETTNSSVKEIAAALRFYDEFHFSKLFKQRYGVAPRSYRNSRGAAQTDEH, encoded by the coding sequence ATGTCGTATATGGATATTCCTTATGGGTTAGACGATCATTTCTCCGTTCCCGAGTTTCGCTTCAAGTCGATCTGGAAAGTGCAGGCCAACGATACCTATCAAGTCAACCAACCGAACGGTCTCGAAATTCCGGGCATCTTCGTTGCTTATGAGGGCAAAGGAGCTTTCACATATTCGGACACCCGACATGAGCTTGATGCAGGCACCTATACGATCGTACGGAATGGCGTACCTTGCTCGTATCGTTGCGTAGGCGGCGATTGGAAATTTTATTTTATCCATTTCGATCCCCTGGATATGGCTTTTCACTTAGATCTACCGGTCGGGAAGCCGGTTTCCACCGCCAAAATGCCGGAAGCGGTCCGCTTGTGCGAGCGACTGATCGACAGCTTAATCGTTAAGCCGAAAGGCTACGGATTAACGGTCCAGCTCCTGTCGCAAGAGCTGCTGCAACTGCTGGCTAGAGAGCATGACGCGAACTATGAGAGTCGTCACCCCGAGCTGGACGATATTTTGTATCAAATGCATAAGAACATCGGGCAGACGCTTCCGATCGACGATTTCGTCCGGCAAAGCGGGTTGTCGCGCACCGTCTTCTTCGCCCGCTTCCGTTCGAGAACCGGAATGTCTCCCAATCGCTACATGCAGGAACTCAAGCTGGCTTCCGCTAAGGCGGCGCTAGAGACAACGAACTCGTCCGTGAAGGAGATCGCCGCCGCTTTGCGATTTTACGACGAGTTTCATTTTTCCAAGCTGTTCAAGCAGCGGTACGGGGTTGCTCCCCGTTCTTACCGGAACTCCCGGGGTGCCGCGCAAACCGACGAGCACTAA
- a CDS encoding phytanoyl-CoA dioxygenase family protein, with product MLVTVGNRVLELGGPHLTELRDSNDILHDIAALRDRISEDGYLLLRGFHDREQVLKARHGVLEKMHKMGKLDRDTLLEEGVMADGSKTLFMGGTNEDLPELLNVLNGDHIMRFFDRLLGEQSLTYHYKWLRAVGKGDYTGAHYDIVYMGRGTHNLYTVWSPLGDIDYAMGGLAICLDSHRFEDLKRSYGSKDSDRDGIGHYTDDPLVITNKYGGKWATTEFKAGDVLIFGMFLMHCSLENTTNQYRLSVDTRYQSSLEKVDERWSGKKPRGHH from the coding sequence ATGTTAGTTACAGTAGGAAATCGCGTGTTGGAGCTTGGAGGACCGCATTTAACGGAGTTGAGGGATTCGAACGATATTTTACATGACATCGCGGCTTTGAGGGATCGGATTTCGGAGGACGGCTACTTGTTGCTTCGGGGGTTCCATGACAGGGAGCAAGTGCTTAAGGCCCGACATGGCGTCTTGGAAAAGATGCATAAGATGGGCAAGTTGGACAGAGACACTCTGCTGGAAGAAGGCGTAATGGCGGACGGTAGCAAAACGTTGTTCATGGGCGGCACGAACGAAGATTTGCCGGAATTGCTGAACGTGTTGAACGGGGATCACATTATGAGATTCTTCGATCGGTTGCTCGGCGAACAGTCGCTGACCTACCATTACAAGTGGCTGCGCGCCGTCGGCAAAGGCGATTACACCGGCGCGCATTACGATATCGTGTATATGGGCCGCGGTACGCATAACTTGTATACCGTATGGTCTCCTCTCGGCGACATCGACTATGCTATGGGCGGGCTCGCCATATGCCTGGATTCCCATCGTTTCGAAGATTTGAAGCGATCCTACGGTTCCAAGGATTCGGATAGGGACGGAATCGGTCATTACACGGACGACCCGCTCGTCATTACGAATAAATACGGCGGCAAATGGGCGACGACGGAATTCAAAGCGGGAGACGTGTTGATCTTCGGAATGTTCCTTATGCACTGCTCGCTGGAGAATACGACGAACCAATACCGTCTTAGCGTGGATACGAGATACCAGTCTTCTCTGGAGAAAGTCGACGAACGATGGAGCGGCAAGAAGCCGCGCGGCCATCATTAA